The following coding sequences lie in one Cucurbita pepo subsp. pepo cultivar mu-cu-16 chromosome LG13, ASM280686v2, whole genome shotgun sequence genomic window:
- the LOC111808625 gene encoding lisH domain and HEAT repeat-containing protein KIAA1468, whose product MERSSLCNCVVNFLLEENYVLTAFELLHELLDDGRDAQAIRLKEYFSDPAHFPPDQITRFNSLRVADPQSLLEEKEAVEEKLAISEYELRLAQEDISKLKIELQKKNEAHSVELSDSKADSTKRIRQEIHQEKRNASSDLGPLKDNERQDLNCAVKEYLLIAGYRLTAMTFYEEVTDQNLDVWPNSPACVSDALRHYYYQYLSSTSEAAEENIAMIRLNESLLEANKKLNQEKESLLRNKDLAEGQIGALTKSSETMQKDIKDKESLVQDLKRSWEHQRKELNDCRAEITALKMQIEGSHSNLYSVTNDVDPGQLQSSETYKEEIKLLKIEIETLKEKNMNALKPVEPTVTKEVPENVEDVVVEIHEDKNMLAHMSDEGNMVVDNGDIRSLATQTPGNNMSKSDEVLHELTVVSSNNDNCMENKESISEQNGQQLTEDNVLPVKENNPCDEAVFEKGLGTIQILADALPKIVPYVLINHREELLPLIMCAIERHPDSGIRDSLTHTLFNLIKRPDEQQRRIIMDACVTLAKSVGEMRTETELLPQCWEQINHMYEERRLLVAQSCGELAEFVRPEIRDSLILSIVQQLIEDSATVVREAAVHNLAMLLPLFPNIDKYYKVEDMMFQLVCDPAGVVVETSIKELVPAVIKWGNKLDHVLRVLLSHILSSTQRCPPLSGVEGSVDSHLRSLGEHERWNVDVLLRMLSELLPFVHHKAIETCPFSSVTQTAEAMISSSMLELYAGGCIEWPAFEWIHVDCFPDLIQLACFLPQKEDNLRNRLTKFLLAVSEHFGDPYLTHIMLPVFLVAVGESADLAFFPSAVHSRIKGLKPKTLLGKRLATICVLPLLLVGVLGAPSKHEELVQFLRKLLVEGSKEENPSANQFTEIVDAVRFFCTFEQHHGVIFNILWEMVVSSHISMKTSAANLLKVIVPYTDSKVASTHILPALVTLGSDPNLNVKYASIDAFGAVAQHFKNDIIVEKIRVQMDAFLEDGSHEATIAVVRALVVAVPHTTERLRDYLLSKIFQLSAAPPTSSSLMRRRERADAFCEAIRALDATDLSATSIRELFLPSIQNLLKDLDALDPAHKEALEIIMKERSGGTFETIGKVMGAHLGIASSVSSFFGGDGGLLGKKETLEPSPSEPVEPPNPVLPPPAEDTRFRRIMRGGFTDMLRGKVKSQDDSPSL is encoded by the exons ATGGAAAGGTCGTCGTTGTGCAATTGCGTTGTTAACTTTTTGCTGGAGGAGAACTATGTGTTGACTGCATTTGAGCTCCTCCACGAGCTTCTCGACGATGGCCGGGATGCCCAGGCCATTCGCCTCAAGGAGTATTTCTCCGATCCAGCTCACTTCCCTCCTGATCAAATCACTCGCTTCAATTCTCTTCGAG TTGCAGACCCTCAAAGTTTGttggaggagaaagaagcagTAGAAGAAAAGTTAGCTATCAGTGAGTATGAGCTGCGCTTAGCTCAAGAAgacatttcaaaattgaagatcGAATTGCAGAAAAAGAATGAGGCCCATTCAGTTGAGTTGAGTG ATTCAAAGGCCGACTCTACCAAAAGAATTCGGCAAGAGATTCATCAAGAAAAGAGGAATGCCTCCTCTGATCTGGGTCCACTTAAAGACAATGAACGTCAAGATCTTAATTGTGCTGTGAAGGAATATCTGCTTATAGCAGGTTATCGACTTACTGCAATGACATTTTATGAAGAG GTTACAGATCAAAACCTTGATGTTTGGCCTAACTCACCTGCATGTGTATCAGATGCCCTGCGTCACTACTACTATCAATATCTATCCTCCACCTCAGAAGCTGCTGAG GAAAACATTGCAATGATTCGACTGAATGAATCTTTGCTAGAagcaaacaagaaattaaatcaAGAGAAGGAAAGCTTGCTgagaaacaaagatttggCAGAGGGTCAGATAGGTGCATTAACAAAGTCTTCGGAAACTATGCAGAAGGATATTAAAGATAAAGAGAGCCTG GTACAAGATTTAAAGAGATCCTGGGAGCACCAGAGAAAGGAACTCAATGACTGTAGAGCTGAAATCACTGCACTAAAAATGCAAATTGAGGGATCTCATTCTAACTTGTACTCAGTTACTAATGATGTGGATCCTGGCCAATTGCAGTCCTCTGAAACATACAAGGAGGAAATAAAGTtactgaaaattgaaattgagactttaaaggaaaaaaatatgaatgcaTTGAAGCCTGTTGAACCAACTGTTACAAAGGAAGTGCCTGAGAATGTAGAAGACGTAGTTGTTGAGATACATGAAGACAAAAACATGTTAGCTCATATGTCAGATGAAGGGAATATGGTTGTAGATAATGGAGATATTCGGTCACTGGCTACTCAAACTCCTGGTAACAACATGAGCAAGTCTGATGAAGTTTTGCATGAACTTACAGTAGTTTCATCAAATAATGACAATTGTatggaaaataaagaaagcaTCTCCGAACAAAATGGTCAGCAACTGACAGAAGACAATGTGTTACCTGTGAAAGAAAACAATCCATGTGATGAAGCTGTGTTTGAAAAG GGTTTGGGGACCATTCAGATACTTGCAGATGCCTTGCCGAAGATAGTTCCTTATGTTTTGATCAATCATCGTGAG GAGCTTCTTCCCCTTATTATGTGCGCAATTGAGCGTCATCCAGATAGTGGCATCAGGGATTCCTTAACTCACACACtgtttaatttaatcaaacgTCCAGATGAACAGCAGAGACGTATCATTATGGAT GCTTGTGTTACCCTTGCTAAGAGTGTTGGAGAGATGAGAACAGAAACGGAGTTACTTCCTCAGTGCTGGGAACAA ATAAATCACATGTATGAGGAACGTAGACTACTTGTTGCTCAATCATGTGGAGAGTTAGCAGAGTTCGTCCGGCCAGAGATCCGTGATTCACTTATTCTATCTATTGTGCAACAACTGATTGAAGATTCTGCAACTGTTGTGCGGGAGGCTGCTGTTCATAATCTTGCTATGCTGCTTCCTCTCTTTCCAAACATTGACAAATATTACAAG GTAGAGGATATGATGTTCCAGTTGGTCTGTGATCCAGCTGGTGTGGTTGTGGAAACTTCAATAAAGGAATTGGTTCCTGCAGTTATAAAGTGGGGAAATAAATTAGACCATGTATTAAGAGTATTATTGTCTCATATTTTGAGCTCTACTCAG CGGTGCCCACCTCTTTCCGGTGTTGAAGGATCAGTGGATTCTCATCTTCGTTCTTTAGGTGAACATGAACGTTGGAATGTTGATGTCTTACTAAGAATGCTGTCAGAACTGCTCCCATTTGTGCACCATAAAGCAATTGAAACTTGCCCATTTTCTTCTGTAACTCAAACAGCAGAAGCCATGATCTCTTCTTCCATGCTTGAATTGTATGCCGG GGGATGCATTGAATGGCCAGCTTTTGAATGGATTCATGTAGACTGCTTTCCTGATTTAATACAACTGGCCTGTTTTTTACCTCAGAAAGAAGACAACTTGAGAAATCGACTTACCAAG TTTCTATTGGCTGTATCTGAACATTTCGGCGATCCTTATTTGACACATATTATGCTGCCTGTATTCTTGGTTGCAGTTGGGGAAAGTGCAGATTTGGCATTTTTCCCTTCAGCTGTCCATTCAAGAATTAAAG GTCTTAAACCAAAAACCCTTTTGGGCAAAAGACTTGCTACAATTTGTGTTTTGCCACTTCTTTTAGTTGGTGTTTTGGGTGCTCCTAGTAAACACGAAGAGTTGGTGCAGTTTTTGAGGAAACTATTAGTTGAAGGGTCTAAGGAGGAGAATCCATCAGCAAACCAATTTACTGAGATTGTAGATGCAGTCCGCTTCTTTTG CACATTTGAACAGCACCATGgtgtcatttttaatattctgtGGGAGATGGTTGTTAGCTCTCACATAAGTATGAAGACCAGTGCTGCCAATCTGCTAAAAGTTATT GTACCTTACACCGATTCAAAAGTTGCGTCTACTCACATTTTGCCTGCTCTGGTTACTTTGGGATCAGACCCCAACTTGAATGTGAAGTATGCAAGCATAGATGCATTTGGAGCTGTTGCACAACATTTTAAGAATGACATT ATAGTGGAGAAGATAAGGGTTCAAATGGATGCTTTTCTGGAAGATGGATCGCATGAGGCTACTATAGCTGTAGTCCGTGCATTGGTGGTGGCTGTACCTCATACAACAGAAAGACTTAGAGATT ATCTTTTATCCAAGATCTTCCAACTCTCAGCGGCACCACCTACGTCAAGTTCATTGATGCGTCGCCGTGAGAGAGCTGATGCATTTTGTGAAGCAATTCGTGCTTTGGACGCTACAG ACCTATCGGCAACCAGCATACGGGAGTTGTTCCTTCCATCCAtacaaaatcttttaaaagatttagaCGCTCTGGATCCAGCACACAAGGAAGCTCTTGAAATCATAATGAAGGAGAGATCAGGAGGAACATTTGAAACCATCGGTAAGGTGATGGGTGCACATCTCGGAATAGCTTCATCCGTCAGCAGTTTCTTTGGTGGTGATGGTGGCCTGctgggaaagaaagaaactttgGAGCCATCTCCAAGCGAACCAGTTGAGCCACCAAATCCTGTGCTGCCGCCACCAGCTGAAGACACTAGGTTCAGACGAATCATGCGAGGAGGTTTCACCGACATGCTCCGAGGCAAAGTGAAAAGTCAAGACGATTCTCCGAGCTTATGA